The proteins below are encoded in one region of Pseudonocardia sp. DSM 110487:
- a CDS encoding Uma2 family endonuclease encodes MSVDALYEAVFAHPGPWTEEEYFALPETPARIELVDGMLVVSPLSSVPHHRLVRELTHLFQTTRPDGRWEALPGANVRLWKDHIRIPDVVVARAEMDVLHVGIDDVLLLAEVTSPGNFRQDRIVKHGDYAEAGVPFYLRVDLHDGLDKVRASAFELEDGVYREYATAPDGVLRLDRPWPLEADLRSLARGR; translated from the coding sequence ATGTCTGTCGACGCCCTGTACGAAGCGGTCTTCGCGCACCCCGGTCCGTGGACCGAGGAGGAGTACTTCGCCCTGCCGGAGACCCCGGCGCGCATCGAGCTGGTCGACGGGATGCTCGTCGTGAGCCCGTTGTCGTCGGTGCCACATCACCGGCTGGTTCGTGAGCTCACTCATCTGTTCCAGACCACCCGGCCGGACGGCCGTTGGGAAGCGCTGCCCGGCGCCAACGTGCGGCTGTGGAAGGACCACATCAGGATCCCCGATGTAGTGGTGGCCCGTGCCGAGATGGACGTCCTCCACGTGGGAATCGATGACGTCCTGCTCCTTGCAGAGGTCACGTCACCTGGCAACTTCCGCCAGGACCGGATCGTGAAACACGGCGACTACGCGGAGGCGGGCGTCCCGTTCTACCTGCGGGTGGATCTGCACGATGGCCTCGACAAGGTGCGTGCGTCGGCGTTCGAGCTCGAGGACGGGGTCTACCGGGAGTACGCCACGGCGCCGGACGGCGTGCTGCGCCTCGATCGCCCGTGGCCGCTCGAGGCCGATCTCCGATCGCTGGCGCGCGGCCGCTAG
- a CDS encoding M23 family metallopeptidase, with translation MARHRSPSGAQADDPGRTTPLRVVDVPGVRHLPAPPAASVRGRATVAAVAAGAVVAGGQTLATTFFDSTQAVAALQPVAQVTKEPPADSTASLAGAIGGDQLLPDPLAIDALDPASQVDVQNLAKAVDIGRDLARQAAKIEAALSDGAPEAYLYGETAFVKPTVGHLTSLFGSRWGRAHEGIDIAGPIGTPIYALTDAVVEESGPATGYGLWVVLRHTDGTQSVYGHVNRTFVKEGEKVKAGEEIAEIGNRGYSTGPHLHLEVWSSEGTKINPLTWLRKRGIEY, from the coding sequence TTGGCGCGCCACCGCTCCCCCAGCGGCGCCCAGGCGGACGACCCGGGTCGTACGACGCCCCTGCGCGTCGTCGACGTCCCGGGCGTGCGCCATCTCCCGGCGCCCCCTGCCGCGTCGGTGCGCGGGCGCGCCACCGTCGCCGCGGTGGCCGCCGGTGCGGTGGTTGCGGGCGGTCAGACCCTCGCCACGACGTTCTTCGACAGCACGCAGGCGGTTGCCGCACTGCAGCCCGTCGCGCAGGTGACGAAGGAGCCGCCCGCAGACAGCACCGCCTCCCTCGCAGGCGCGATCGGCGGCGACCAGCTACTGCCCGACCCGCTCGCGATCGACGCGCTCGACCCGGCCTCCCAGGTGGACGTCCAGAACCTCGCCAAGGCCGTGGACATCGGGCGCGACCTCGCCCGGCAGGCAGCGAAGATCGAGGCGGCACTGTCCGACGGCGCCCCGGAGGCGTACCTCTACGGCGAGACCGCGTTCGTCAAACCCACGGTCGGGCATCTCACATCCCTCTTCGGCAGCCGCTGGGGCAGGGCACACGAGGGCATCGACATCGCGGGACCGATCGGCACGCCGATCTACGCGCTCACCGACGCTGTGGTCGAGGAATCCGGCCCCGCGACCGGGTACGGCCTGTGGGTGGTGTTGCGCCACACCGACGGCACGCAGAGCGTCTACGGACACGTCAACCGGACGTTCGTCAAAGAGGGCGAGAAGGTCAAGGCGGGCGAGGAGATCGCCGAGATCGGCAACCGGGGCTACTCCACCGGCCCGCACCTGCACCTGGAGGTCTGGAGCTCGGAGGGCACCAAGATCAACCCGCTGACCTGGCTGCGCAAGCGCGGGATCGAGTACTAG
- a CDS encoding triacylglycerol lipase codes for MALVHTGVDRLARMAGAAQATAADLTRAGAYAARTFGSPAGIRGLAVEWAWLTAHLAVYPAGFVREHLHAPTGHRTDPLPPLHRSLVVTDVEAAGTPILLLHGIMDNRSVFTVFRRALRRRGFGVVHAVNYSLFTEDIRTAAHRLSQQVDELRELAGAERVHIVGHSLGGMIARYYVQRMGGAAAVDTLVTLGSPHGGTLAAHLLPTPLARQLRPGSDVIAELARPAPACDTRFLVVWSRMDQMVLPQRNGRLRHPDLDVEELEIRDLGHLSLPIDPRTVHWVAAALGRTARSHHPSSPGQPYSRVTSERSASARHPHSDAASITPPRRARSCP; via the coding sequence ATGGCGCTGGTCCATACAGGGGTGGACCGCCTGGCCCGCATGGCCGGGGCGGCGCAGGCCACTGCGGCCGACCTCACACGGGCAGGCGCATACGCCGCTCGGACGTTCGGCAGCCCGGCCGGCATCCGCGGGCTCGCGGTGGAGTGGGCGTGGCTCACCGCACATCTCGCCGTCTACCCGGCGGGGTTCGTGCGCGAGCACCTGCACGCCCCGACCGGCCACCGCACCGACCCGCTGCCCCCGCTGCACCGCAGCCTCGTGGTCACCGACGTCGAGGCGGCCGGAACCCCGATCCTGCTGCTGCACGGGATCATGGACAACCGCTCGGTGTTCACCGTGTTCCGGCGCGCGCTGCGACGGCGCGGCTTCGGGGTCGTGCACGCGGTGAACTACAGCCTGTTCACCGAGGACATCCGCACGGCAGCACACCGGCTGAGCCAGCAGGTCGACGAGCTGCGCGAGCTCGCGGGCGCCGAGCGGGTCCACATCGTCGGCCACTCGCTCGGCGGGATGATCGCCCGGTACTACGTCCAGCGGATGGGCGGAGCCGCCGCCGTCGACACCCTCGTCACGCTCGGCAGCCCGCACGGTGGCACCCTCGCCGCCCACCTGCTCCCCACGCCGCTCGCGCGCCAGCTCCGTCCCGGATCGGACGTGATCGCCGAGCTCGCGCGGCCCGCACCGGCGTGCGACACGCGGTTCCTCGTGGTCTGGAGCCGCATGGACCAGATGGTGCTGCCGCAGCGCAACGGCCGGCTGCGGCATCCCGACCTCGACGTCGAGGAGCTCGAAATTCGTGACCTCGGTCACTTATCGCTCCCGATCGACCCACGGACGGTGCACTGGGTAGCCGCCGCACTGGGCCGAACGGCGCGGTCACATCACCCGTCAAGCCCAGGTCAGCCCTACTCACGGGTCACTTCGGAACGCTCCGCATCCGCTCGTCACCCACATTCTGACGCTGCGTCGATAACACCGCCACGCCGCGCGAGGAGTTGCCCGTAG